The genomic window AGTCTCCGCAACACGCCTCGGGAAACTACGGCCTGATGGACCAGGCTGCTGCCATCCAGTGGGTGCGGCGGAACATTCGAAACTTTGGCGGCGATCCGGACAATATCACAATTTTTGGAGAGTCGGCGGGGTCCTTCTCCGTGAGCGCACAGATGGCCTCGCCTTTAGCAAAAGATCTGATTCATCGCGCCATTGGAGAAAGTGGCGCGGCATTCAGTCAGCGGGAGCCCTTCCCGATGCGAGAGCAGAGGGAGAAGGAAGATGTGGAGAAGCTGGAGGAGGTATTCGGCACATCGAAGCTGAGCGATTTGCGGGCGATGGGCGCAGATGAGCTGCTTAAGGCAGTCACCCCGCAGCCGGGGCATCCGCCGGCGCGCTTCTGGCCGGACATTGACGGCTATTTCCTGCCGGCACAGGTCGACTCCATCTACGCCGAAGGCAAGCAGGCACATGTTCCTTTGCTGGCAGGATGGAACCGGGACGAAGGCAATATCCCGCAGAAGAGTATCACGATGGCCGAATACCGCAAGTTTGCTGAGAAAGAGTTTGGTCCGGATGCAGAGAAGTTTTTGTCTGCCTATGCAGCAAATGATGAAACAGAGGCCATCCGCGCACTGCGCGACTATGCCGGGGACCGCTTCCTGGTATATGCCACCTGGCGATGGATTGAAGCTCAGGTGGCCACCGGCGGCCAGCCCGTCTATCGCTACCATTTTGAGCTTCCTTCGCCGGGAGACAAATTTCACCCGGCAGGCACAGCCTTTCATTCCGATGATATCGAGTACGTCTTTGGGACGCTCGATTCGCGAAAGGAAATGGCGGTGCGTCCGGAGGACAGGGCCTTGTCAGAGCTGATGCAGAGCTACTGGACGAACTTTGCCAAGACGGGAGACCCCAATGGTCCTGGTCTTCCGCAATGGCCCCAGTACAACGCGGCCACCGGATGGCAGGTGATGCATTTGAATGCTCAATCCGAAGCGCGTCCGGACAAGACTCGAACACGATATCAAT from Pseudacidobacterium ailaaui includes these protein-coding regions:
- a CDS encoding carboxylesterase/lipase family protein — its product is MRNILRSVVAAFTVMAAITCFAEKAPVVKTDKGKVKGYLSTDGKVRVFKGIPYAAPPVGKLRWRPPQAAAKWHGTLDATNFGHHCMQPAVFQDMIFRDPGPSEDCLNLNVWTPTTDKHAKLPVMVWIYGGGFYAGAASEARQDGENLAHRGVVIVSMNYRLNIFGFLVHPELTAESPQHASGNYGLMDQAAAIQWVRRNIRNFGGDPDNITIFGESAGSFSVSAQMASPLAKDLIHRAIGESGAAFSQREPFPMREQREKEDVEKLEEVFGTSKLSDLRAMGADELLKAVTPQPGHPPARFWPDIDGYFLPAQVDSIYAEGKQAHVPLLAGWNRDEGNIPQKSITMAEYRKFAEKEFGPDAEKFLSAYAANDETEAIRALRDYAGDRFLVYATWRWIEAQVATGGQPVYRYHFELPSPGDKFHPAGTAFHSDDIEYVFGTLDSRKEMAVRPEDRALSELMQSYWTNFAKTGDPNGPGLPQWPQYNAATGWQVMHLNAQSEARPDKTRTRYQFLNEVWSRPAAQ